A stretch of Bombina bombina isolate aBomBom1 chromosome 2, aBomBom1.pri, whole genome shotgun sequence DNA encodes these proteins:
- the LOC128647610 gene encoding uncharacterized protein F54H12.2-like, which produces MAFIHNGSLECAKSELDIFQIQPTQTSIEKSLYVEIQPLTAIIENAPLEFYIAGSGDHYFDLNNTLLFITCKIVKQDNTPPPEGARVSLINYPLSTLFNQVDVTLGDRLVSQSNNLYAYRGYIETILNYSADTLSTQFTGGLFYKDTAGHHDTRVLGGDNQGFNKRAHMLERGKTIELLGHLHSDLFFQEKLMLNGIDLKIKLTRNKDAFCLMSAEAEQYKVQILNASLFVKRVQISPAVRIGHAQGLLTANAKYALDRVGLKVYSIAAGSRVCNQENLFLGQLPKLVVIGFVDNDAFSGAYDKNPLCFKHNHVNFAALYLDGEQIPTKPFQPDFENGNAVREYISLVNIAGKQNCGSAILINRDEYINGYTLFAFDLTPDGESGSHYSLIRSGNLRAEIRFSRALERTVNMIVYSVFDNIIEINQRREVLYDYL; this is translated from the coding sequence atggcgTTTATTCATAATGGATCCTTAGAATGTGCCAAGTCAGAATTGGATATCTTTCAAATACAGCCTACACAAACAAGTATAGAAAAATCACTCTATGTGGAAATACAACCCCTGACAGCAATTATTGAAAATGCACCTTTAGAGTTCTATATAGCTGGAAGTGGAGATCATTATTTTGATCTGAACAACACCCTTTTGTTCATAACATGCAAAATTgttaaacaagacaatacaccacctCCTGAGGGGGCCCGAGTCAGCCTCATCAACTATCCACTGTCCACACTGTTTAATCAAGTGGATGTCACATTAGGAGACAGACTTGTATCACAATCAAATAATCTTTACGCTTACCGTGGGTACATTGAAACAATTCTTAATTATAGTGCTGATACACTATCAACGCAATTCACAGGTGGACTGTTTTATAAAGATACAGCGGGGCACCATGACACACGTGTCTTGGGTGGAGACAATCAAGGTTTTAACAAAAGAGCGCACATGTTAGAAAGGGGTAAAACTATTGAATTACTAGGTCATCTTCACAGTGACCTGTTTTTCCAAGAAAAGTTAATGTTAAACGGAATTGATTTGAAAATAAAACTTACTAGAAATAAAGATGCATTTTGTCTtatgtctgcagaagcagaacagtATAAAGTACAAATCTTGAATGCATCACTTTTTGTCAAAAGAGTGCAAATATCACCAGCAGTGCGAATAGGTCATGCGCAAGGCCTGCTAACAGCAAATGCAAAATATGCTCTGGATAGAGTCGGACTGAAAGTGTATTCTATCgctgcaggtagccgtgtatgTAATCAAGAAAATTTATTTCTGGGACAATTACCAAAGCTTGTGGTTATAGGATTTGTAGACAATGATGCCTTCTCAGGAGCTTATGACAAGAATCCACTATGTTTCAAACACAACCATGTAAATTTTGCTGCACTCTATCTGGATGGTGAGCAAATACCAACAAAGCCATTTCAACCAGATTTTGAAAATGGAAATGCAGTACGTGAATATATTTCTCTAGTGAACATTGCAGGAAAGCAGAATTGTGGCTCTGCAATCCTAATTAACAGAGATGAATATATAAATGGATACACCCTTTTTGCCTTTGATCTCACACCCGATGGAGAAAGTGGATCTCATTATTCCCTTATACGTAGCGGAAATTTGAGAGCTGAGATTCGATTTTCAAGAGCACTTGAGAGAACTGTTAACATGATTGTATACAGTGTTTTTGACAACATTATTGAAATCAATCAAAGACGAGAAGTTTTGTAtgattatttataa